A window of Stegostoma tigrinum isolate sSteTig4 unplaced genomic scaffold, sSteTig4.hap1 scaffold_316, whole genome shotgun sequence genomic DNA:
gagggggtgtagggggctggagggggtgacagagatagggaggggggtgtaggggctggagggggtgacagagatagggaggggggtgtaggggctggaggaggtgacagagatagggagagggcgtagggggctggagggggtgacagagatagggagggggtgtagggggctggaggggctgacagagatagggagggggtgtagggggctggagggggtgacagagatagggagggggtgtagggggctggaggggctgacagagatagggagggggtgtaggggctggaggtggtgacagagatagggagggggtgtaggggctggagggggtgacagagacagggagggggtgtagggggatggaggaggtgacagagatagggagggggtgtagggggctggagggggtgacggagatgcATAGTAGCCAGTATAAGTTAAGTGACCACCTCTCCCTCTGTGCCCAGCAAAATTCGCCCTCAGGACCACATCCTGACTTTAGGAAGCTGTGCAGAGTAGAaatggccattctgcccattgagggTGGGGGACAGGCCAGGTGCGGCCGGGTTGTGTGTCGTGTCTGAGCTGTCCATCGTTCCTTCAGCTTCAGTGCGGAGATCAATCCACATTCCTCCTTTCGCCCGCAGCCAAACCTTCTGTTACTATCCGCACGCGCCGCATGACAAGCAGTAGTGAGCCTCTCCTCCTGAGTTGCCACGTGAATGGTTTCTATCCGCGGGATATCAACATCAGCTGGCTGCTGAATGGCGCTGCCCTCGAACAGGCACACACCAGCACCACTTTACCCAATGCAGATGGCACCTTTCAGCTCATGGGGCACATCGGCATTGTTCCCAGGAACGGTGACACATACACCTGCCAAGTGGAGCACAGCAGCAGTTCAGACAAACTCACGGCCAACTGGGGTAAGGAAGTGTTGAAGGGCTGAGTGGGTGTTGCTCTGTTTATTATCTGACCCCTACAGGCTGGGCACACTGGCCCCTTTGGTTGCTAGTGCAGACTGAGTACTCAGTATAATCGTGTATCGTGCAAATAAATCCGAACGTGAGTTTTAGCCTGAAGGCCTTCGGCAGAACAGTGGGTTGGGGTGAGAGCATTCAATTTGCCAGAGACTTCAGCTTTCATTCCCCATCAGTGAAGTGTCGATTAGAAGCCATCATAGCCGCCCAACCTGTTTGTCTGAGATACCTTGGACCAGCCTGCTGTATTCAAAACAGGCTGcggttatattcgaggctgagagagagagagatgtttaatcaggaaggggggggatcgaggggttatattcgaggctgagagagagagagatgtttaatcaggaatgggggggatcgaggggttatattcgaggctgagagagagagatgtttaatcaggaaggggggggatcgaggggttatattcgaggctgagagagagagatgtttaatcaggaaggggggaAGTCTGGGGGTCATGGATTTGGTTAAAGCCAGGTAACGCTCGACTGGGAGACTGTGAACGCATTCTGGGGGCGAATGGGGTTTCAGGTGGGAGACATGTGGGTGTAATGAATCACACTGGACTCTTCTTCTGTTTCACTGCCCCCCCCCCTCAGAATCGACGGTGAAACTCTGGCCATCTGGCGGATACGCTATCGGGATAATCTTTGGAATTATTGGCATCATCTGTACTGTGACCGGCATGGTTGGCCGACGGCTAGGTAGGTGCGGAATCTGTGCGTCTGACCAAGCCGGAGGATCCCTGCAGCCCCCCACCTGCCGTCCTTCCCAAACTCAGGGAGTGGAATCGCTCCCCAGCACCCCATACCATTCCAGGTCGTACTGAGCACCGACAAATCACCAGGCCCCCTCGCAGATGTCTCCCATTTGCTCCGGCCTGCATTTCCCGACATTTCACTCTCCCACAgagatgggatgaggttgagATCCTGCGGGtgccagggttggggggtggtgggtggtcgCGGGGACCGCTGGAGCAGGAGGTGGCTGCGGTGGGTCAGCCCCAATCTCAGACCCATCTCTTGGTTACTTTCTCCCCAGGGCACCATGCCAGGACCAACCAGAACCAACGCAACGCCCACTCAGAGGGTAGCTCGGGCATCACTGGCGCAGGTAACACTAAAGCCCCCAATCCCCTAacatctccctcccctcccccaacaacgccccctcccccaccaccaacaccgtCCCATCCCCCACTCAACACCGCCCCATCCCCCATTCAACACCGCCCCGTCCCCCACTCAACACCGTCCCATCCCCCAGTCAACATGCCCCATCCCTCCAAACACAGCCCCACCCCTCAAACACCACTCCTTCAACCCTCAAAACCAGCCCATCACCCCACAAACGCCGACCCAACCCTCACAAACCACTAACATTAACCTACCTCCCACCCCGCACTCAACACCAACCCATCACCCACTCAACAGCACCCCAAACCCTCTAAATCACCCCCCTAGTCCCCGCCAAacaccaccccattccccctaAATCACCCCCCTAGTCCCCTCCAaaccccaccccaaacccctaAATCAACACCCTAGTCCCCTCCAAACACCACCCCACTCCCCTAAATCACCCCCCTAGTCCCCTCCAAA
This region includes:
- the LOC132208226 gene encoding class II histocompatibility antigen, B-L beta chain-like isoform X2 encodes the protein MMQFLLAVGKPGQLTTLRFAYDGTDVLQFNYSSERFEPLHQAAQPFAQQFNQNPDMLRSYRRHKDYAPLITKTIVNVAQGLAAKPSVTIRTRRMTSSSEPLLLSCHVNGFYPRDINISWLLNGAALEQAHTSTTLPNADGTFQLMGHIGIVPRNGDTYTCQVEHSSSSDKLTANWESTVKLWPSGGYAIGIIFGIIGIICTVTGMVGRRLGHHARTNQNQRNAHSEGSSGITGAGSCAQAEAERLYGAGDRHPSPTDIDLSQC
- the LOC132208226 gene encoding class II histocompatibility antigen, B-L beta chain-like isoform X1; amino-acid sequence: MEITLLLLASGVPLGQGFNMMQFLLAVGKPGQLTTLRFAYDGTDVLQFNYSSERFEPLHQAAQPFAQQFNQNPDMLRSYRRHKDYAPLITKTIVNVAQGLAAKPSVTIRTRRMTSSSEPLLLSCHVNGFYPRDINISWLLNGAALEQAHTSTTLPNADGTFQLMGHIGIVPRNGDTYTCQVEHSSSSDKLTANWESTVKLWPSGGYAIGIIFGIIGIICTVTGMVGRRLGHHARTNQNQRNAHSEGSSGITGAGSCAQAEAERLYGAGDRHPSPTDIDLSQC